From a region of the Gordonia sp. PP30 genome:
- a CDS encoding glutamine amidotransferase: MSESTLRIGLVLPDVMGTYGDGGNALVLRQRARMRGIDAEIVPITLDDDVPDSLDVYTLGGAEDFAQRLATRHLLEHPGMQRAAAAGRPVLAICAAIQVLGHWYLTAAGEKVEGVGLFDATTSPMEARAIGELVTDPLLDGLTQPLTGFENHRGATTLGPDARPLGRVRHGTGNGAPFGSTQESAGEAVEGVIQGSVLGTYMHGPLLARNPELADHLLAAATGRILEPLDLPEIDLLRRERIAAAR, from the coding sequence ATGAGTGAATCGACCCTGCGGATCGGCCTGGTGCTCCCCGACGTGATGGGCACCTACGGTGACGGCGGCAACGCCCTGGTCCTGCGGCAGCGCGCCCGGATGCGCGGCATCGACGCCGAGATCGTCCCGATCACGCTCGACGACGACGTCCCCGACTCCCTGGATGTGTACACCCTCGGCGGCGCGGAGGACTTCGCGCAGCGGCTGGCCACCCGGCACCTGCTCGAGCACCCCGGCATGCAGCGCGCCGCCGCCGCCGGGCGGCCGGTCCTCGCGATCTGCGCCGCCATTCAGGTACTCGGCCACTGGTACCTGACCGCGGCCGGCGAGAAGGTGGAGGGCGTCGGGCTGTTCGACGCCACCACGTCGCCGATGGAGGCCCGGGCCATCGGGGAACTCGTCACCGATCCGCTGCTCGACGGTCTGACGCAGCCGCTGACCGGATTCGAGAACCATCGCGGCGCCACGACTCTCGGCCCGGATGCCCGGCCCCTCGGCCGCGTGCGGCACGGCACCGGCAACGGCGCGCCCTTCGGCTCCACGCAGGAATCCGCGGGCGAGGCCGTCGAGGGCGTGATCCAGGGCAGCGTGCTCGGCACCTACATGCACGGCCCGCTGCTGGCCCGGAACCCGGAGCTGGCCGACCATCTGCTGGCCGCGGCCACCGGCCGCATCCTGGAACCGCTCGATCTC